Below is a window of Anaeromyxobacter diazotrophicus DNA.
GAGTCGCGGGTGGGCGAGACCTTCCTGCTCGGCGCGTCGAGCTGGCGCATCGAGGAGATCACGCACGACCGGGTCCTCGTCTCCCCGGCGCCGGGCGAGCCGGGCAAGATGCCGTTCTGGCACGGCGACGCCGCCAGCCGGCCCATCGAGCTGGGCCGCCGCGTCGGGGCGCTCGTGCGCGAGCTGCGGGCGCTGCCGCCCGCCGCCGCCGAGGCCCGCCTGCGCAGCCGCTCGGACCTCGACGCCCGCGCCGCCCGGAACCTGCTCCGGTTCCTCGAGGACCAGGCGGCGGCCACCGGCGCCGTCCCCGACGACCGCACCCTGGTGGTGGAGCGGTGCCGGGACGAGCTGGGCGACTGGCGGGTCTGCCTGCTCACCCCCTTCGGCGGGCCGGTGCTGGCCCCCTGGGCGCTCCTCGCGGCGGCGCGGGCTCAGGAGCGCCTGGGCGCGTCGGTGGAGACGCTCTGGACCAATGACGGGCTCGCCGTGAGGATGCCGGAGAGCGACGCGCCGCCCGACGTCGCGCTCCTCTTCCCGGAGCCGGAGGAGGTGGAGGAGCTCGTGACCGGGCAGCTCGGCGCCTCGGCGCTCTTCGCGGCCAAGTTCCGCGAGGCGTCGGCGCGCGCGCTGCTCCTGCCCCGCCGCCGCCCCGGCCAGCGCGCCCCGCTCTGGCAGCAGCGCAAGCGCGCCGCCGACCTGCTGGCGGTGGCCGCGCGCTTCCCCTCCTTCCCCATGCTGCTCGAGGCCTACCGCGAGTGCCTGCGCGAGGTGTTCGACCTGCCGGCGCTCACCGAGCTCCTGCGCCAGGTGCGGTCGCGCGAGGTACGGGTGGTCACCGCCGACACCACCGCCCCGTCGCCCTTCGCCGCCTCGCTGCTCTTCGGGTACGTGGCGAGCTTCATCTACGACGGCGACGCGCCGCTGGCGGAGCGGCGCGCGCAGGCGCTCACCATCGACCAGGGCCAGCTCCGCGACCTCCTCGGCGAGGGTGAGCTGCGGCAGCTCCTCGACGCGGACGCCCTGGCCGAGCTCGAGGCGCAGCTCCAGCACCTCGCGCCCGCCGGGCGCGCGCGGAGCGCCGACGGCCTGGCGGACCTGCTCCTGCGGCTCGGCGAGCTCTCGCGCGAGGAGGTGGCGCGGCGCACCGCCACGGCCGAGGTGGCGGCGGCGCTCGACCAGCTCGTGGCCGAGGGGCGCGCGGTGCCGCTCCGGGTCGCGGGCGAGGAGCGGTTCGCGGCGGTCGAGGACGCCGCCCGCTACCGCGACGCGCTCGGCGCCTCGCTCCCGCCCGGCCTGCCGGAGGTGTTCCTGCGGCCGTCGCCCGAGCCGCTCGAGGGGCTCGCCCTGCGCTACGCGCGGCGGCACGCGCCCTTCACCACCGGCGAGCTGGCGGCGCGCTTCGGCCTCGGGCGCGGGCCGGCGGAGGCGGTGCTGGAGCGGCTCGCCGGGCGGGGCCGCCTGCTCGAGGGCGCGTTCCGCCCCGGCGGCCGGGAGCGGGAGTGGTGCGACCCGGAGGTGCTGCGGGCGGCGCGGCGGCGCTCGCTGGCGCGGCTGCGCGAGGAGGTCGAGCCGGTCGAGCCGGCCGCGCTGGCGCGGGCGGTGACGGCGTGGCAGGGCGTGACGCGGCCGCGGCGGGGCCTCGACGCGGTCCTCGACGCGGTGGAGAAGCTGCAGGGGTGTCCGCTCGCGGCGTCGCTCCTCGAGACCGAGATCCTGCCGGCCCGCGTCGAGGGCTACCTGCGCGGCGACCTCGACCGGCTGGCGGCCGGCGGCGAGGTTCTGTGGGTGGGGCTCGAGCCGCTCGGCGAGCGCGACGGCCGGGTGGCGCTCTACCTCACCGACGCCTTCCCGCGGCTCCTGCCGCCCCCGCGGCCGGGCGCGGCCTCGCCGCCGCTCCCGGAGCGCGAGGCGCGCCTCGTCGAGGCGCTCGGCCGGCGCGGCGCCTCGTTCTTCGGCGAGCTGCACGCCGCGGTCGGCGGCGGCTTCGAGCAGCCGACGCTGGACGCGCTCTGGGCGCTCGTCTGGCGCGGGCTGGTGACGAACGACACCTTCCAGGCGCTCCGCGCCCACGTCGAGCCGGCGCCGCCGCGGAGCGAGCGGCGCCGGCGCCAGCCCGTCCACGGCACCCCCTACCGCTCGCGGCTGGCCGTCCCGCCCTCGGCGGGCGGCCGCTGGGCGCTCGTCGCCGCGCGGCGGGCGCAGGCGGCGGAGGCCCCGCCCACGCCCACCGCGTGGAGCGCGGCGGTCGCGCGGCAGCTCCTCTCGCGCTACGGCCTCGTCACCCGCGGCGCCGCCGCCGCCGAGGGGCTGCCGGGCGGGTTCGGCGCCGTGTACGAGGTGCTCCGCCACCTCGAGGAGACGGGGCGGATCCGGCGCGGCTACTTCGTCGCGGGGGTGGGCGGGCTCCAGTTCGCCGAGCCGGGCCTGCTCGAGCTCCTCCGCGCGGTGCGCGAGCCGCCCGACCCGCCGGAGGTGGCGACGCTCGCCGCGACCGATCCCGCCAACCCCTACGGCGCGCTCGTCGACTGGCCCCCGGCCGGCGAGGGAGCGGCGGGGAAGCGGCCGGCGCGCGCGGTCGGCGCCCGGGTGGTGCTCGTCGACGGCGCGCTCGGCGCGTGGGTGGCGCGCGGCGGCCGCCAGGTCCTCGCCTTCCTGCCCGACCTCGAGCCCGACCGCTCGCGGGTGGGGGAGGCGGTGGCGCGGAGCGTGGCGAGCCTGCTGCGCGGCGCGCAGGCGCGCCACGAGCCGGCGCTCGTGGCCGAGATCGACGGCGCGCCGGCGCAGGACCACGCGCTGGCGGGCTACCTGGCCGCGGCGGGGTTCGCGCCCTCTTCGGCGGGGCTCCAGCTCGGGCGTCCGTCCGGGATCCCGGGCCTGCCCGCCGGCGTCCCCTGAGCCCCCGGCCGCGGCGGCCGTCCCGGAAGGGACGGCGTCTCGCCGCACTGCGTCGTATACGTTCATTCACACATCCGGGAGGTCCGCCATGGTGGACAAGAAGACCGCCAGCTTCGTCCAGGCGCTCTGCATGGGGCGCATCGAGGAGGAGATCGTCCTCCCGTACCCGCAGATGAAGCCCGCCGAGAAGGAGACCCTGCGGCAGGTGCTCTCGGCCGTGAACCAGCTCCTCACGCCCCGCGAGCGCGACTTCCGCGCCTGGGACGTGAAGGGCGAGATGCCGCGCGAGTTCGTCCAGGAGCTGAAGGAGTTCGGGCTGTTCGGCCTCGTCATCCCGGAGGAGCACGGCGGGCTCGGCTTCGGCGCGGCGGCCTACTCGCGGGCGCTGCAGGAGATCTCGCGCCACGACGCCTCGGTGGCGCTCACGGTCGGCGCGCACAGCTCCATCGGCATGCGCGGGCTGCTGCTCTTCGGCACCGACGCGCAGAAGAAGAAGTACATGCCGAAGCTCGCCACCGGCGAGATGATCGCCGCCTTCTGCCTCACCGAGCCCGGCGCCGGCTCCGACGCCGCGGCGGTGCGGACCACCGCGGTGCGCCAGGGCGATCACTGGATCCTGAACGGCGACAAGCTCTGGATCACGAACGGCGGCATCGCCGACTTCTTCACCGTCTTCGCCAAGACCCCCGAGGTGCAGAAGAACGGCAAGGCGCAGATGACGGCCTTCATCGTCACCCGCGACATGCCGGGCGTCTCGGCCGGTCCCCACGAGGACAAGATGGGGATCCGCGCCTCCTCCACCACCACCGTGCACTTCGAGGACGTGAAGGTCCCCGCCGAGAACGTGCTGGGCGAGCTGGGCATGGGGTTCAAGACCGCCATGCGCATCCTCAACTCGGGGCGGACCGGGCTCGGCGGCGGGTGCGTGGGCGGGATGAAGAAGCTCATCGGCCTCGCCGCGAAGCAGGCCCGGGAGCGCAAGCAGTTCGGCCAGCCCATCTCCGACTTCGGCCTGGTGAAGCAGAAGATGGGCGAGATGGTGGTCGACTGCTACGCCAGCGAGGCGGTGGTGGGGCTCGTGGCCGGCCTCATCGACCAGAGCTACCAGGAGTACGCGGTGGAGGCGGCCATCTCCAAGGTCTTCGCCACCGAGGCGCTCTGGCGCACGGCCGACGAGGCGCTCCAGATCGCCGGCGGCAACGGCTACATGCGCGAGTTCCCCTACGAGCGCGTCGTCCGCGACTCGCGCATCAACCGCATCTTCGAGGGCACGAACGACATCCTGCGCCTCTTCATCGCGCTCACCGCCATGGCCGACGTGGCGACCGAGCTGAAGGAGCTGGCGGCGGGCCTGAAGGGCGTGCTCGCCGATCCCATCAAGGGGTTCGGGGTCATGTCCGACTACGCGCTCAAGGTCGCCACGCTGCGCGCGCCGGGCGCGCTCACCGACCGCCTCCCCGACCGGCTGGCTGAGAAGCTCACCTGGACGAAGCTCCACCCCGCGCTCAAGCCCACCGCCGAGCAGTTCGAGGAGGCGACGCGCGACCTCGCCTGGGTGGCCGACCGCGTGCTGCGCCGCCACGGCCGCAAGATCATCGAGAAGCAGTTCGCGCTCCGGCGCATCGGCGACATCGTCATCGACCTGTTCGTGCTCGCCTCGGTCATGTCGCGCGTCGACGCGGCGGTGGTGAGCGAGGGCGAGGAGAAGAGCGCCCGCGAGCTCGAGATCCTCCGGGTCTTCGCGCGCCGCGCCCGCGGCCGCATCCGCGGCAACCTCCGCCGGGTCGACGTCAACGACGACGAGCTCGTGAAGTCGCTCGCCGACGACGCCTTCGAGCGAGAGGGGTACCACTGGGATCTCGCCTGAGCGCGATGGCGCCCGCGGGCGGCGCTGCGGAGGCGGCCTTCGCCGCACCTCGCTCCGGTCGCCCTGGGCGTGGCGGACAGCCCCACGAGCTCCCGGGTACGCCAACCGCTCGAAGTGGGCGGCGGGGTGGCCCTCCGGAGGAGCGCAGGCCGACCTGCGTGAGAATCCCGCCCGATGCACTGCCGCCAGCAATGCCGGTGCCGCGCCGACGCGAGGGGCTCGCGTACCTCGTCGGCGCGGCACGTTGCATTGCCCGGCGCGGAGCGTTTCTGCCCCGGCCGCCGTACCAGCCCGCCAGGTCGTCCGGAGCGACGACGGAGGGCCACCCCGCCGCCCCGCTCGGCCCCGGCCTGCGAACGGAGGGGGCTCAGCCGCCGGCGCCGAGCCGCCGCACCCCGGCCACGAAGCGGGAGAGCGCCTGCGAGAGCACGCCCCGAGGGATGACGCAGTCGATGAGCTGGAACCGGCCGCGGGTCACGCGCGCCCGCTCGAGCGCGGCCGCCAGCTCGGCCCGGGTCGATACCCGGACCCCGTCGCCGCCCAGCGCCGGCGCCACCTCGGCGAAGCGCCAGTCGTCGAGGTCGTTGAACGAGGACTCCGGCTGGAAGGTGCGGAGCATCTCCCAGCTCCGGTTGTTGAGCACGAGGACGATGGGATCCCAGCCGTTGCGGCGGCAGTTGCCCAGCTCCCAGCCGGTCATCTGGAAGGCGCCGTCGCCCACCAGCACCACCGGCCGCCGCCCCGTCGCCGCCTGCACCCCGAACGCCGCCGGCACCCCGAAGCCCATGGTGGCGTAGTAGCCCGGCGCCACCAGCGCGGTCTGGTCCACGTCCATGGCGGTGAAGAAGCAGTCGCCCATGTCGGCCGCGATGGGGAGCTTCCCGTGCGCCGCCATGAGGTCGTTCAGGGCGGTCGCGACGTCGGTCGGGGTGAGCGGGGCGCCGTCGGCGACGAGGCCGCGCGGGTGGACCGGGCGCTCCGGCTCGAAGTGGCGCGCGCTCGGCGGCGTGCGGGCGAGGAGCGCGTCCACGAGCGCCGGCAGCGGGACGTCCGGGTAGACGTGGTACCCGAGGGTCACCTCGCCCTCCCAGGCGTGGAGGGTGCGGCGCAGGTCGATGCGCCGCTCGGAGGCGGCGAAGTTCGTGTCGCACACGATCTCGCCCAGGAGGAACAGCGCGTCCGAGGTCTCGACCCGCTCGGTCAGGCGGGGATCCCCCGCCACGCCCATGTACGTGCCCAGCAGCGGCGCGTCGGCGTGGGCGAGCAGCCCGCGCCCCATGAGGCTGGTGACGGTCGGGATGGCGAGGCGCCGCGCCAGCTCGGCCACCTTCTCCTCCAGCCCGAAGCGCCGGACCTCGATGCCGGCCATGAGCACCGGGGCGCGCGCGCCCGCGAGGCGCGCCAGCACCTCCTCCGCGCAGGCCTCCAGCGCCGCCTCGTCGAGCGCCGGCGCCGACGCGGGCGGCACCGGGCCGCACGGCTCCGCCACCATGTCGCGCGGCAGCTCGACGTAGACCGGGCGGCTCTGCCGCTGGCAGGCGTCGAGCGCCCGCGCCAGGTCGGCCGGCGCGCGCGCCGCGTCGTCGAGGCGGACCTGCGCGCAGGTGATCTCGCGGTAGATCTGGAATTGCGAGTCGAGCGTCTTCGCCTGGTGGTGGAGCAGGAGCCCCGAGCCCGCCTCGCGCTTCCCGGGCCCTCCCGAGAGGACCACCACCGGCGAGCGCTCGGCGTAGGCCGCCGCCACCGCGTTCACCATGTTGAGCGCGCCCGCGCCGTAGGTGACCGCCGCCACCCCCAGGCCCTGCCCGGCCCGCGCCGCGCCGTCGGCGGCGAAGCCCACCGCCGGCTCGTGCGAGAGCGTGTGCAGCGGCAGGAGCGCGGAGCGCTCCAGGATGCGGAAGAAGGGCAGGGCGAAGTCGCCGGGGATGCCGAAGATCTGGCGCGCCCCCCGCTCGCGCAGGGCGGTGAGGAGCGCCTCGGTCAGGTTCATCCCGCGGTTGTAGCGCGGACCCGGTGGGGGGAGGTAGCAGGCGGGCAGCCCGCCGCCGCCGGCGCGCGGTCACGCCTCCGGGCGCGACCGCGAATGCTCTTGCTCGCCTCGCGAATGGTTGGTAACTAAGTGCGAATGAGCGTTCGCGCTTCGGTCGGTCGGCGGCAGCGGGTGCGCGAGCGCGCCCGCCAGGACATCCTGCTGGCCGCGGCCGAGGTCTTCGCGCGGCGCGGGTTCACGAGCGCCACGCTCGCCGAGCTGGCCGAGGCCGCCGGCTACGCGGCCCCCTCCCTGTACCGGTACTTCAGCAGCAAGGAGGAGATCTTCCGCTCCCTGGTCGACCTCGCCGAGAGCGAGATCCGCGCCACCTTCGAGGAGCCGGTCGACCGGTCGGCCCCGCTCGCGGCGCGGATCGAGAAGCTGCTGCGGCTGCAGTTCCAGGTCGCCGAGCAGCGCCGCTCGCTCTTCGAGCTCCTCCTCTCGCCCCCGCCCGACCTGCCGCCGGACCGCGACGGGCGGACGATGCACGACCCCAGCCACGGCCTCGGCCGGTACGAGGAGCTCCTGCTCGAGTGGCTGCGCCGCCACGCCGGCCGCGCCGAGCTGCGCGTGCCCCTCGAGGCCGCCGCGCGCGGCCTGGCCGGCGTCGCCTTCGCCTTCCACCATCGCCCGCTCCACGCCGACGCCGACGGCGCGGCGCGGGTGCGCACCGTCGTCGATCTCGCCCTGCACGGGATCGCGGCCCTCTCAGGTCGAGGAGCACCTCCATGAACCGTCGCACGAGCACCGCCGCCGCCCTGCTGCTCCTCGCCGCCTGCTCGGGCCGCGCCGAGAAGGCCGCCCTGCCCGACGCCGCCGCGGCCACCGCGCGCGGGGTGCGGGTCGGCAAGGCGGCCACCCGGCTCGACACCGGGCTCGCCCGCGCCACCGGGACGCTGCGCGCCCGGGAGGAGGCCACGCTGGCCGCGCGCGCCACCGGGCAGATCAAGCGCCTGCGGGTCGAGGTCGGCCAGCGGGTGAGGGCGGGCCAGCCGCTGGTGGAGATGGACCCCGTGAACGCGCTCATCGCGCGGGACAGCGCCCGCGCCGCGGAGCGGCTGGCGGCCGCGAACCTGTCGGCCGCCGAGAAGGAGCTGGCGCGCAGCCGCGTGCTGCACGAGCAGGGCGCGCTCCCCGACGCCGGGTGGGACCGGGCGCAGACCGCGCACGACCTCGCCGCGGCGCAGCTCGACCAGGCGCAGGCCGCGCTGCGCGGCGCCGAGCAGGCGGTCTCGGACGCGACCCTGGTGGCGCCGTTCGCCGGGGTGGTCACCGCCAGGTTCCACAACGCGGGCGACACCGTCACGATG
It encodes the following:
- a CDS encoding Lhr family helicase — encoded protein: MTARARAPLELFHPSTRAWFEGAFEAPTPAQALAWPALARGESTLLLAPTGSGKTLAAFLACIDRLVFSPEPPKRERLRVLYVSPLKALAVDVEKNLRAPLAGVTAAAAAAGEAHRVPSVMVRTGDTPARDRARFARAPDDVLITTPESLFLLLTSQAREVLRHVETVIVDEIHALVPTKRGAHLALSLERLEALAGRPLQRVGLSATQRPLDEVARFLGGAGRPVAIVDAGARKALELTVEVPVEDMARLGQPIEPAGGPGAQGPVRASLWTAIHPRLLELVRAHRTTLLFVNSRRVAERLAAALNELAGETLVQAHHGSIARAQRLAIEDNLKAGRVRGLVATSSLELGIDMGSIDLVIQIEAPPSVASGLQRIGRAGHRLGEASRGVLFPKFRSDLLACAALTEAMHEGAVEATRYPRNPLDVLAQQVVAMVSLEDLEVEALHALVRRAAPFAELSRPVFEGVLDMLAGRYPSDELADLRPRITWDRLAGRLRAREGARAVAIANAGTIPDRGLYGVFLAGGKGPARVGELDEEMVFESRVGETFLLGASSWRIEEITHDRVLVSPAPGEPGKMPFWHGDAASRPIELGRRVGALVRELRALPPAAAEARLRSRSDLDARAARNLLRFLEDQAAATGAVPDDRTLVVERCRDELGDWRVCLLTPFGGPVLAPWALLAAARAQERLGASVETLWTNDGLAVRMPESDAPPDVALLFPEPEEVEELVTGQLGASALFAAKFREASARALLLPRRRPGQRAPLWQQRKRAADLLAVAARFPSFPMLLEAYRECLREVFDLPALTELLRQVRSREVRVVTADTTAPSPFAASLLFGYVASFIYDGDAPLAERRAQALTIDQGQLRDLLGEGELRQLLDADALAELEAQLQHLAPAGRARSADGLADLLLRLGELSREEVARRTATAEVAAALDQLVAEGRAVPLRVAGEERFAAVEDAARYRDALGASLPPGLPEVFLRPSPEPLEGLALRYARRHAPFTTGELAARFGLGRGPAEAVLERLAGRGRLLEGAFRPGGREREWCDPEVLRAARRRSLARLREEVEPVEPAALARAVTAWQGVTRPRRGLDAVLDAVEKLQGCPLAASLLETEILPARVEGYLRGDLDRLAAGGEVLWVGLEPLGERDGRVALYLTDAFPRLLPPPRPGAASPPLPEREARLVEALGRRGASFFGELHAAVGGGFEQPTLDALWALVWRGLVTNDTFQALRAHVEPAPPRSERRRRQPVHGTPYRSRLAVPPSAGGRWALVAARRAQAAEAPPTPTAWSAAVARQLLSRYGLVTRGAAAAEGLPGGFGAVYEVLRHLEETGRIRRGYFVAGVGGLQFAEPGLLELLRAVREPPDPPEVATLAATDPANPYGALVDWPPAGEGAAGKRPARAVGARVVLVDGALGAWVARGGRQVLAFLPDLEPDRSRVGEAVARSVASLLRGAQARHEPALVAEIDGAPAQDHALAGYLAAAGFAPSSAGLQLGRPSGIPGLPAGVP
- a CDS encoding acyl-CoA dehydrogenase family protein, whose translation is MVDKKTASFVQALCMGRIEEEIVLPYPQMKPAEKETLRQVLSAVNQLLTPRERDFRAWDVKGEMPREFVQELKEFGLFGLVIPEEHGGLGFGAAAYSRALQEISRHDASVALTVGAHSSIGMRGLLLFGTDAQKKKYMPKLATGEMIAAFCLTEPGAGSDAAAVRTTAVRQGDHWILNGDKLWITNGGIADFFTVFAKTPEVQKNGKAQMTAFIVTRDMPGVSAGPHEDKMGIRASSTTTVHFEDVKVPAENVLGELGMGFKTAMRILNSGRTGLGGGCVGGMKKLIGLAAKQARERKQFGQPISDFGLVKQKMGEMVVDCYASEAVVGLVAGLIDQSYQEYAVEAAISKVFATEALWRTADEALQIAGGNGYMREFPYERVVRDSRINRIFEGTNDILRLFIALTAMADVATELKELAAGLKGVLADPIKGFGVMSDYALKVATLRAPGALTDRLPDRLAEKLTWTKLHPALKPTAEQFEEATRDLAWVADRVLRRHGRKIIEKQFALRRIGDIVIDLFVLASVMSRVDAAVVSEGEEKSARELEILRVFARRARGRIRGNLRRVDVNDDELVKSLADDAFEREGYHWDLA
- the ipdC gene encoding indolepyruvate/phenylpyruvate decarboxylase, with the translated sequence MNLTEALLTALRERGARQIFGIPGDFALPFFRILERSALLPLHTLSHEPAVGFAADGAARAGQGLGVAAVTYGAGALNMVNAVAAAYAERSPVVVLSGGPGKREAGSGLLLHHQAKTLDSQFQIYREITCAQVRLDDAARAPADLARALDACQRQSRPVYVELPRDMVAEPCGPVPPASAPALDEAALEACAEEVLARLAGARAPVLMAGIEVRRFGLEEKVAELARRLAIPTVTSLMGRGLLAHADAPLLGTYMGVAGDPRLTERVETSDALFLLGEIVCDTNFAASERRIDLRRTLHAWEGEVTLGYHVYPDVPLPALVDALLARTPPSARHFEPERPVHPRGLVADGAPLTPTDVATALNDLMAAHGKLPIAADMGDCFFTAMDVDQTALVAPGYYATMGFGVPAAFGVQAATGRRPVVLVGDGAFQMTGWELGNCRRNGWDPIVLVLNNRSWEMLRTFQPESSFNDLDDWRFAEVAPALGGDGVRVSTRAELAAALERARVTRGRFQLIDCVIPRGVLSQALSRFVAGVRRLGAGG
- a CDS encoding TetR/AcrR family transcriptional regulator produces the protein MSVRASVGRRQRVRERARQDILLAAAEVFARRGFTSATLAELAEAAGYAAPSLYRYFSSKEEIFRSLVDLAESEIRATFEEPVDRSAPLAARIEKLLRLQFQVAEQRRSLFELLLSPPPDLPPDRDGRTMHDPSHGLGRYEELLLEWLRRHAGRAELRVPLEAAARGLAGVAFAFHHRPLHADADGAARVRTVVDLALHGIAALSGRGAPP
- a CDS encoding efflux RND transporter periplasmic adaptor subunit, which produces MNRRTSTAAALLLLAACSGRAEKAALPDAAAATARGVRVGKAATRLDTGLARATGTLRAREEATLAARATGQIKRLRVEVGQRVRAGQPLVEMDPVNALIARDSARAAERLAAANLSAAEKELARSRVLHEQGALPDAGWDRAQTAHDLAAAQLDQAQAALRGAEQAVSDATLVAPFAGVVTARFHNAGDTVTMMPVSPILTLTDLDHLEVRLALPEAIEGFVKPGQRVRGVTAPGGLAFEARVRVKGAVVDPGTRTLEVLADVAPGAGLRPGTLVNVDFGGFADGGGLFLPASAVRSEGGRAAVLVVASGKAELRPVDAAPVNPGTWAVRGGLDPAAEVILDPGSLAAGDPVVAVAR